The genomic interval TTAACATGGTCACGCTCAAGGAATGTAAGCGTTCACGGCAGGAGTGGGCCTGCTGGTGGCCCGCGAACTTTGCTGGGCGGGCACCATTTTCTTTTTCCAATGGTGTTACGCTTCACCCATGACGGCGACCTCTTTCCCCGACGCGGGCCACCCGGTGCCCGGCCAGGAGATCAGCATCAGCGAATTCGGCGCCCAGCGGGCTTTGGCGATCCTGGCCCAGAGCGGCAAGGACAACGCGGGCGTGCGGGTGTTTATCAAAAGTGGCGGGTGCAGCGGCTACCAGTACGGCATGGCGATTGACGACCGCGAGCTGGAGGGCGACACCATCGTGGTGGACCGGGGCGTCAAGCTGCTTGTCGACCGCATGAGCCTGCCCCTGCTGCGCGGCAGCGAGGTGGACTTCGTCGAGAACATGATGGGCGGCGGGTTCACGGTCCACAACCCCAACGCCACCAGCAACTGCGGCTGCGGCCACTCCTTCCGCACCGACGGCGCCCAGTCGCCTGACGGTGAGGGCAGCGGCGGCTGCGGCAGCCACTGAACCTGGCTCCCCGCAACTCCGGCGCCCCACCCCTCCATCTGCACTCCCCGGTCCTCAAGGCCGGGGGATTTCTTTTTGCTGCTCACTTCTGCCCGCTGGACGCGCCCAGCAACTTGCGGCCCACCGGCCTCAGGCGGCGCGAAGGTGCGCTTGACAGCCTTTAGGCATCGCCTATACTGCGCTCACGTTTCAATCCAGGGCGCCCTCGCCCAGCTGTACCGGAGGATTCATGAAGAAAACCCTGGTTCTATCGGCATTGCTTCTCGGGATGGCGCTGGCCGGTCCGGCCAACAACAGCCTGGTGGTGGGGACCTCGCAGGAGCCGCCCAATATCTACGATCCCTGGAACACCAACAACCTCGCGGTGACCAGCGAGATCAACGGCTACATGGGCGCTGCCCTGATCGCCCCGGATGACGACGGCGACCTGTACGCGGACATCGCCACGGCGGTGCCCACCCTCGCCAACGGCGGGTACAAGGTCGTGAAGAACGCGGCGGGCGATGTGGTCCGCAACAGCATGACCTACAGCATCCGCAAGGACGCGAAGTGGAGCGACGGCACGCCCATCAAGGTGGCCGACTTCCAGTTCTGGCTGAAGGTCGTGAACGACGACCGCGTGCCGGTGCCCGAGCGCACCCCCTGGAACCGCGCCAAGATCACGGCGGTGGACGGCGACACCTTCACGGTCACCTACGAGCCGCCCTACCTCTTTGCCGACCAGACTGGCCCCGGCCTGGCGCCCTCGCACATCATGAGCGCCTCCTGGAACGCCTTTGACAACGCGACCAAGAACCAAAAGGACGCCAAGGTTGTCAACGAGGAGTGGAAGAAGTTCATCTCCGCGTTCACCACCGCCCGCAACCTGCCCAAGGTCGTGGCGGGTCCCTTCCGGCCCACTAGCTGGCGCTCCGGCAACAGCCTGACCATGACCCGCAACCCCAACTACTGGCGCAAGCCCAAAGGGGACCTGAACAACTACGTTCAGACGGTCACGTACCGTTTTATTCCGAACACCAACACCCTCAAGGTGAACGTGCTGTCCGGCCAGCTCGACGCGATCAGTGCGGTCAGCCTGACGTTCGATCAGGCGATCGACCTTCAGCGCAGCGAGCGCGGCAAGTTCAAGACCTACTTCGTGCCGGGCGCCATCTGGGAGCACATCGACGTGAACGCGCGCGGCACCAAGGCCAAAGAACTCGACCTGGACGATCCCCGCATGCGCCAGGCGCTGCTGCTGAGCATCGACCGTGACGCGCTCACCAAGGCGCTGTTTCAGGGCAAGCAGGCCGTGTCCAACAGCTGGGTCAACCCCATCAGCAAGCTCTACAAGAAAAATGTCCGCGACTACAACCAGAACGTCGCGCAGGCCCGGCAGCTGTTCACCCAGCTGGGCTGGACGCCCGGCAGCGACGGGATCCTC from Deinococcus budaensis carries:
- a CDS encoding HesB/IscA family protein — protein: MTATSFPDAGHPVPGQEISISEFGAQRALAILAQSGKDNAGVRVFIKSGGCSGYQYGMAIDDRELEGDTIVVDRGVKLLVDRMSLPLLRGSEVDFVENMMGGGFTVHNPNATSNCGCGHSFRTDGAQSPDGEGSGGCGSH
- a CDS encoding peptide ABC transporter substrate-binding protein, which encodes MKKTLVLSALLLGMALAGPANNSLVVGTSQEPPNIYDPWNTNNLAVTSEINGYMGAALIAPDDDGDLYADIATAVPTLANGGYKVVKNAAGDVVRNSMTYSIRKDAKWSDGTPIKVADFQFWLKVVNDDRVPVPERTPWNRAKITAVDGDTFTVTYEPPYLFADQTGPGLAPSHIMSASWNAFDNATKNQKDAKVVNEEWKKFISAFTTARNLPKVVAGPFRPTSWRSGNSLTMTRNPNYWRKPKGDLNNYVQTVTYRFIPNTNTLKVNVLSGQLDAISAVSLTFDQAIDLQRSERGKFKTYFVPGAIWEHIDVNARGTKAKELDLDDPRMRQALLLSIDRDALTKALFQGKQAVSNSWVNPISKLYKKNVRDYNQNVAQARQLFTQLGWTPGSDGILQKNGRKLALNFSTTAGNSTRERVQQILQDQWKKVGVQVTIQNYPASVFFGPDMLSKGQEGKWDLAMYAWTGNPIFEEGNLFKAESIPTAANGYAGQNYSGWNDAEFNRLHKQAQTEFSLPERIKLFDRMQTIWSSELPALPLYYRVNPYTKVTGLNNYTFSAYTLYPSWNAYQIGWASRGAAEVNKQK